CGAAAACATGAAAAAACGTGGCCTCGATGCGCTGGTTGTTATCGGCGGTGACGGTTCCTACATGGGTGCAAAACGTCTGACTGAAATGGGCTTCCCGTGCATCGGCCTGCCGGGCACCATCGACAACGACATCAAAGGCACCGACTACACCATCGGTTTCTTCACCGCACTGGGTACCGTTGTTGAAGCGATTGACCGTCTGCGCGACACCTCTTCTTCTCACCAGCGTATCTCCATCGTGGAAGTAATGGGCCGCTACTGTGGCGATCTGACCCTTGCGGCGGCGATTGCGGGTGGCTGTGAGTTCATCGTGGTGCCGGAAGTGGAGTTCAGCCGTGAAGATCTGGTGAACGAAATCAAAGCCGGTATCGCGAAAGGTAAGAAACACGCGATCGTGGCCATCACCGAGCATATCTGTGATGTGGATGAACTGGCGAAATATATCGAAACCGAAACCAAGCGCGAAACCCGTGCAACCGTACTCGGCCACATCCAGCGCGGCGGCTCCCCAGGGCCATACGACCGTATCCTGGCGTCCCGCATGGGCGCGTATGCGATCGATCTGCTGCTGCAGGGCCACGGTGGCCGCTGCGTCGGTATTCAGAACGAGAAACTGGTTCACCATGACATCATCGACGCGATTGAAAACATGAAGCGTCCGTTCAAAGGTGACTGGCTGGACTGCGCGAAAAAACTGTACTGATCGGCTCTGTTGCCCGGTGGCGCTGCGCTTACCGGGCCTACAAAAGCTTGGTTCGTAGGCCGGGTAAGGCGTAGCCGCTACCCGGCTTTTTTACGCACTCAACCTCCTTTTTTATTCCTCAAAGTTATAGCCAATCTTTTTTTATTCTTTAATCATCGGTTAGCTTTCTGGCACGCTGCAATCATCAAAACATTGCATAAGAGAGCCGGGCGATGAACAAGTGGGGCGTAGGGTTAACATTATTGCTGGCATCGACCAGCGTGCTGGCAAAGGACATTCAGCTCCTGAACGTGTCGTACGACCCGACGCGCGAGCTGTACGATCAATATAACAAGGCCTTTGCGGCGCACTGGAAGCAGGAAACCGGTGATAACGTGGTGGTTCGCCAGTCGCACGGCGGTTCCGGTAAGCAGGCAACCTCGGTCATCAACGGCATTGAAGCCGATGTCGTCACCCTGGCGCTGGCCTACGACGTAGACGCCATTGCCGCGCGTGGCCGTATTGATAAGAACTGGATCAAACGCCTCCCGGACAACTCCGCGCCGTACACCTCGACCATCGTTTTCCTGGTGCGTAAAGGCAACCCGAAACAGATCCATGACTGGAACGACCTGGTCAAGCCGGGCGTTTCCGTGATCACCCCGAATCCGAAAAGCTCCGGCGGCGCACGCTGGAACTACCTGGCGGCGTGGGGCTACGCATTACACCACAACAACGGTGACCAGGCGAAAGCCCAGGATTTCGTCAAAGCGCTGTATAAAAACGTTGAAGTGCTGGATTCCGGCGCGCGCGGCGCAACCAATACCTTCGTGGAACGTGGCATTGGTGACGTGCTGATTGCGTGGGAAAACGAAGCCCTGCTGGCGACTAACGAGCTGGGCAAAGACAAGTTTGAAATCGTCACCCCGAGCGAATCTATCCTCGCCGAACCGACTGTCTCCATCGTCGATAAGGTGGTGGAGAAAAAGGATACCAAAGCGGTGGCTGAGGCCTATCTGAAGTATCTCTACTCGCCGGAAGGCCAGGACATTGCCGCGAAAAACTTCTATCGTCCGCGCGATCCGGCGGTTGCGAAGAAGTACGAGAACGCCTTCCCGAAACTGAAACTCTTCACCATTGATGAGGAATTTGGCGGCTGGGCCAACGCGCAGAAAACGCATTTCTCCAATGGCGGCACCTTCGACCAGATCAGCAAACGCTAGCCTTTCGCACAGAACGACACGGTGACCCGGTGTGAGAAATCCACCGGGTTTTTTATTTGGTCATCATTTTGCGTTACTCTTTTGCCTCTATGAAAAACAGGGAACGCGTTGTGAAAAAAATACTTTTGCTCATTTTGATTGTTATCGTGCTCGCCGCAGGGGGCTGGTACTTTTTAAAAGCGGGTAATTCGAATGCGCTGCGTCATATCGTGCTCGACCAGTGCGTGCCTAATCAGCTTAAAAACGATAACCCTGCGCCGTGCGCAGAGGTGAAGCCGGATGCAGGCTACGTGGTGTTTAAAGACCGCAACGGTCCGCTGCAGTATCTGCTGATGCCCACCTACCGTATCAATGGCACCGAAAGCCCGCTCCTGACCGAGCCTCAAACCCCTAACTTCTTCTGGCTGGCGTGGCAGTCGCGTAACTTTATGAGCCAGAAGCGCGGCGCAGACGTGCCGGACAGCGCCGTCTCACTGACCATCAACTCCCCGACTGGCCGCACGCAGAACCATTTCCATATTCACATCTCCTGCCTGCGTCCGGACGTGCGGCAAAAGCTGGACGCCAGCCAGGGGCAGATCAGTACCCAGTGGCTGCCGCTTCCCGGCGGACTGGAAGGGCATGAATATCTCGCCCGCAGGGTGACGGAAAACGAGCTGGTACAGCGCAGCCCGTTCATGATGCTGGCGGAAGAGCTGCCGGAAGCGCGCGACCATATGGGACGCTTTGCGCTGGCGATGGCGCAGCAGTCTGACGGCTCATTTGTTCTGCTGGCGACCGAACGTAACCTGCTCACCCTTAACCGCGCATCCGCTGAGGAATTACAGGATCATCAATGCGATATCCTGAAGTGACCCCACCATAAATAGCGTTTACTCGCCCTGCCTGTCGCCGTAGACTTGCTGAAAAAATCTACAGGAGACAGGCATGTCGCTCTGGTTCACTCACCCTCTGTTTCTGCCCTCGCTAATTGTTGGCGTCACCATTGTGCTCTGGGCGACGTCGCTGCTGCCGGAGTTCATTACCGCGCTGTTGTTTTTCACGGCGGCGATGGCCACCAAAATAGCCCCGCCGGACGTTATTTTCGGCGGTTTTGCGTCGTCCGCCTTCTGGCTGGTGTTCAGCGGGTTTGTGCTGGGCGTGGCGATCCGCAAAACCGGCCTCGCGGACAGGGCCGCGCGGGCATTGTCCGCGAAACTGACCGACTCCTGGGTACTGATGGTCGCAAGCGTGGTGCTGCTCAGCTACGCGCTGGCGTTTGTGATGCCGTCGAACATGGGACGTATTGCGCTGCTGATGCCGATTGTCGCCGCCATGGCGAAGCGGGCCGGTATTACTGATGGCTCCCGCGCCTGGTATGGCCTGGCGCTGGCGGTCGGATTCGGCACGTTCCAGCTCTCCGCGACCATTCTGCCAGCCAACGTTCCCAACCTGGTGATGAGCGGCGCGGCGGAAGGCTCGTACGGGATCCACCTCAACTATGTGCCGTACCTGCTGCTGCATACGCCGGTGCTGGGCATTCTCAAAGGCCTGATTCTGATCGGCCTGATCTGCTGGCTGTTTCCCGGCAGCCCAAAGCCACCGCGCGATCTGGCACCCTCTGAGCCGATGGGGCGGGACGAAAAGCGTCTCGCCTGGCTGCTGGCGGTCGTGCTGGTGATGTGGGTCACCGAGAGCTGGCACGGCGTGGGACCCGCCTGGACGGGTCTGGCGGCATCGGTCATCGTCATGCTGCCGCGTATTGGCTTTATCACCGGAGAGGAGTTCTCGGCGGGAGTGAACATGCGCACCTGCATTTATGTGGCGGGCATACTCGGGCTGGCGATTACCGTCACGCAGACCGGTATCGGTGCGGCGGTGGGGGAGGCGTTGCTGCACGTTATGCCGCTGGATGCAGACAGGCCGTTTACCAGTTTCCTGGCGCTGACGGGGATCACCACCGCGCTCAACTTCATCATGACGGCCAACGGCGTTCCGGCGTTGTACACCACGCTGGCGCAGAGCTTCGCGGATGCGACCGGCTTCCCGCTGCTGTCGGTGATCATGATTCAGGTGCTGGGGTATTCCACGCCGCTGCTGCCGTATCAGGCGTCGCCGATTGTGGTGGCGATGGGGTTAGGAAAGGTGCCTGCGAGGGCCGGAATGTTGCTGTGTCTGGCACTGGCGATAGCGACCTATATGGTACTGCTGCCGCTGGATTATCTGTGGTTTAGCTTGCTGGGACGGCTGTAAAAAAGCCCGGTGGCGCTGACGCTTACCGGGCCTACAGAACCGTAGGGCGGGTTAGCTAAGCGCCACCCGCCACAACAGCATTACGCCTGTTTAGCGGCTTCTGCTGCTTTAACGATCACCGCGAAAGCGTCGGCTTTCAGGGATGCGCCGCCAACCAGCGCGCCGTCGATGTCCGGCTGGGTGAACAGCTCAGCGGCGTTCGCTGCATTTACGGAACCGCCGTACTGGATGATAACCTGCTCAGCCACTTTCGCGTCTGCTTTAGCAATGTGGTCACGGATAAATTTGTGAACCGCCTGCGCCTGCGCTGGGGTTGCTGATTTGCCGGTACCGATAGCCCAGACTGGCTCGTAAGCGATAACCGCGCCTTCGAACGCGCTCGCGCCCTGGGTTTTCAGTACGGCGTCGATCTGACGAGCACACACTTCTTCGGTTTTACCCGCTTCGTTTTCTGCTTCGGTTTCACCGATGCACAGAACCGGGATCAGACCCTGCTCTTTCAGCACGGCGAATTTCTTCGCGATAAACTCGTCGGATTCTTTGTGGTAGGTGCGACGCTCAGAGTGGCCGATGATGATGTATTTCGCGCCGATATCTTTCAGCATTTCAGCGGAGGTTTCACCGGTGAATGCGCCAGACAGGTTAACGTCAACGTTCTGAGCACCCAGCACGATGTGGCTGCCGTCAGCGGCACGTTTAGCCAGGTCCAGGTACATATCCGGTGGCGCGATAGCAACCGCACAGCCCGTTACGCCAGCCAGCTCTTTACGCAGGTTCGCAACCAGCTCGTTTACCATGTGGCGGCTGCCGTTCAGTTTCCAGTTACCCATCACTAAAGGATGTCGCATTTCAATTCTCCACGCTAAATAAGCGAATTAAGGAATATGGCCACCCTTAAGGGCGGCATGGTCTGTGAATCAGTATAGAGATTTTCCCTCGAAAGGCTTTGCTTTTTGTCATTAATTCGCCCCTCCGAGCGGGTCTGATAGTGCCAGCTTAATCGGTTCAACAGCGAAGGTCAGTCCCTTTTCGCCATTATCTGCCACCACATAGCGAACGGCACCTTCGGTCTCGGCGTAATAGTGTTTGTTTTTACCCGCAGTGAGCAGTTTTTGCAGCTTTTGCTGGCTCTGCGCTTTGGTTAAGGCCGGGGTAAAAGCGCGCAGCACGGCGCTCATGTATTCATGGGCTTTCGCTTTTGCCGCTTTCTGTTCAGGTCCCTGGATGGGCAGCCAGGTTATCTGCATGCTTTTGATTTTTAACGTTCCACGCTCCAGCGCGGTTGAGGCATACAGATTTTCGTTAATCTTGCTGGCTGCGCGGGTGAGGGTCGAGGTATCCCGGGCGCTCTCGATAGAGCGAAATTCATCCAGCGGCAGGGTTGGGTTGTCTTTGTTAAAGGCTTCGCGGAACTGGCTGATGGAGCGATCGAACGACGGCGCGCCCGCAAGCAGATAGGGCGCGGCAGCAGGAGCGGCGGTGTCGGCGGCGTGCAGGGTGACGCTGGCGCTCAGCATCGCTAAACACAGTAACAGAGAGTATGCCGAACTTTTCATCAATATTGCCCCTGGCCGTCAATGGCCATGATTAAAACGATATATGCCTGGCTTGTCAAAAGGTCACCACTCCAGGGTAAAATGCGCGCTATATCATAATAAGGAACCTTACATGACCATACAGCAGTGGCTGTTTTCATTCAAAGGGCGTATCGGACGCCGGGACTTCTGGATATGGATAGTGACGTGGATCGTCGCTATGCTGGCGCTGTTTTTCGTGGCGTTCAATGCGTGGCTGAGCACGCAAACTGCGGCCTTTGCGCTGGTGTGCCTGCTGTGGCCAACGGCGGCAGTGGTGGTAAAACGCCTGCACGATCGCGGCCGCTCCGGCGCATGGGCATTTCTGATTATTCTGGCGTGGATGCTGGTGGCAGGGGACTGGTCGATACTGCCGTCCATCCTCCCGTGGGTGGTTGGCCTGCTGTTGCCGACCATTATCTTTGTGATGATGATTATCGATCTGGGCGCGTTTATCGGCACCCAGAGCGAAAACAAATACGGTAAAGACACCCTTGAGGTGAAGTACCGCTGATCACCAGTAGTGTTCAGCCGTCATATGGCCCGGTCGGCGGCGAAGGTGCTTCGTCATCTGCCGGGTATCCTTCAGAAGCTGCTGCGTATCCCTGACCATCTGCGGGTTACCGCACAGCATCACGTGGCTGGTTTCCGTATTCATCGGTAAACCAACCGCCGCTTCCAGCGCACCGCTCTCAATCAGCGCCGGCACGCGTCCTGTCAGCGAGCCTGCCGCCGTTTCGCGGCTGACCACGGTCTGAATTTTCAGCTTCCCGGCATAGCGCTGCTCCAGCGCCTGCATTTGCGGCAGATAGCTCAAATCAGCGGCATAGCGCGCGGCGTGTACCAGCACGATATTCTTAAAACGCTCAAGATCTTTGCCATACTCCAGAATGGAGAGGTAAGGGCCGATGGCGGTCCCGGTCGCCAGCATCCACAGGGTGTCGCAGTCCGGAATTTCGTCCAGCACGAAGAAGCCTGCGGCTTCGCTGACAATCTGCACCTCGTCGCCGGGCTTCAGCGCGGCGAGGCGCGGGCTGAGCTTGCCGTCCGGGACGGTAACCAGATAGAACTCAAGGTCCGGGTTATCCGGCGCGTTGACGTATGAATAGGCGCGCTGTACGCGCTCGCCGTCGACATCCAGCCCCAGCTTCGCAAATTGCCCTGCGGTAAACGGATGAACCGGAGCGTGAAGGGTGAGACTAAATAGCGCATCGGTCCAGAACTGTACCTTTGTGACTTTACCCGTTACCCAGTCCGCCATGATCTTCTCCTGTGCTGTTTCTCTGCTCTATCTTCCGGTCTTGCGGTGAAGATTTCCAGCCCAATCGGGCCGGAAAGCTCAATCGATCAAACGGTTTCACAGAATGTGGGTCTGCACGTCCGGGTCTTTACGATCGAGATAGTGGATAGACTGAATGCGGCGAATGGTGCGTGATTTTCCGCGGATCAGCAGCGTTTCGGTGGTCGCCATATTGCCCTTGCGGGTAATGCCATCCAGCAGATCGCCTTTAGTGATGCCGGTTGCAGAGAAGACCACGTTATCGCTGCGCGCCATGTCGTTTAACGCCAGTACCCTGTTGGCTTCAATGCCCATCGCCGCACAGCGTGCCAGTTCGTTCTCGCCAATGCGACGGTTCTCTTCGCTGTCGCCTTTAACGTCGTGACGCGCCAGCAGGCGGGCCTGCATATCGCCGTCGAGCGCGCGGATCACCGCCGCGGAGACCACGCCTTCCGGCGCGCCGCCGATGCCGTAAAGCACGTCCACTTCGCTGTCAGGCATGCAGGTCAGGATGGAGGCGGCAACGTCGCCGTCCGGGATGGCAAAGACGCGCACGCCGAGCTTTTGCATCTGGGTGATGGTGGCGTCGTGGCGCGGTTTCGCCAGAATGGTGACGGTCAGTTCACCGAGCGGTTTACCCAACGCCGCGGCGACGTTGCGCAGGTTCTCTTCCAGCGGCAGGTTAAGGTCGATTGCGCCCTTCGCGCCGGGGCCGACGATCAGCTTTTCCATGTACATATCTGGCGCATTGAGGAAGCAACCTTTGTCGCCGACCGCCAGCACTGCCAGGGCGTTAGCCTGGCCCATCGCCGTCATGCGGGTGCCTTCAATGGGGTCGACGGCGATATCCACGGCATCGCCCTTGCCGGTACCGACTTTTTCACCGATGTAGAGCATCGGCGCTTCGTCGATTTCGCCTTCGCCAATCACGATGGTGCCGTCGATGTTGACCTGATTGAGGACAATGCGCATGGCATGGACAGCTGCGCCGTCAGCGGTATTTTTGTCGCCACGGCCAAGCCATTTATAGCCAGCCAGGGCGGCGGCTTCGGTGACGCGGGAAAACTCGATGGCAAGTTCACGTTTCATGAGGTACTCGTGCAATCAAAAAGAATTGCACGAAGTTTATCACAGAGTGGGATGGGGTGCGGGGACCGGTGCGGTCTGGGCCCCTCACCCTGACCCTCTCCCCATGGGAGAGGGAATATTTGATTACTCGTCGTGCTCTTCCCACGCCAGGGCGCGCTTCACCGCTTTCTTCCAGCCGCTGTAGCGGTAGTTACGCTCGGTGGTTTCGATACCCGGGCGGAATTCGCGTTCGATGACCGCTTTTTCCTGCAGTTCGTCCAGGTTCTGCCAGAAACCGACCGCCAGACCGGCGAGGTACGCCGCGCCAAGCGCCGTAACTTCGCGCACTTCAGGACGCTCCACGCGGGTGCCCAGAATGTCGGACTGGAACTGCATCAGGAAGTTGTTGGCGACCGCGCCGCCGTCCACGCGCAGGGCGTGAAGACGAATCCCGGAGTCGGCCTGCATCGCTTCCAGCACATCGCGCGTCTGGTAGGCAATGGACTCCAGCGTCGCGCGGATGATGTGGTTTGAGTTCACGCCGCGCGTCAGGCCGAAAATAGCACCGCGCGCATACGGGTCCCAGTAGGGAGCGCCAAGGCCGGTGAAGGCAGGCACCACGTATACGCCGTTGGTGTCTTTCACCTTGGTGGCGAAATATTCGGAGTCAAACGCGTCGCTGATGAGCTTCATCTCGTCGCGCAGCCACTGAATAGACGCGCCTGCCATGAATACCGCGCCTTCCAGAGCGTAGTTCACTTCGCCGCGTGGGCCACAGGCGATAGTTGTCAGCAGGCCGTTCTCTGATTTCACCGCCTTCTCGCCGGTGTTCATCAGCATAAAGCAGCCGGTGCCGTAGGTGTTCTTCGCCATCCCTTCCTTAACGCACAGCTGGCCGAACAGCGCCGCCTGTTGATCGCCAGCGATACCGGCGATAGGGATACGCGTGCCGCCTTTACCGCCGATGTTGGTCTGGCCGTACACCTCGGAGGACTTGCGTACCTGTGGCAGCATGGCGCGCGGGATATCCAGCGCGTCCAGCATCTTGTCATCCCACTCGAGGGTGTTGATGTTGAACAGCATGGTGCGCGAGGCGTTGGTGTAGTCGGTGACGTGCACGCGTCCCTGGGTCATCTTCCAGATAAGCCAGGTATCGACGGTGCCGAACAGCAGCTCGCCGCGTTTTGCGCGCTCGCGTGAGCCTTCGACGTGGTCGAGGATCCACTTCACCTTGGTGCCGGAGAAGTACGGGTCAATGACCAGCCCGGTGGCGCTACGGATGTACTCTTCCATGCCGTCGCGTTTCAGCTTTTCGCAAATTTCCGAGGTGCGGCGGCACTGCCAGACGATGGCGTTGTAAATCGGTTTGCCGGTTTCGCGTTCCCAGACAACGGTGGTTTCACGCTGGTTGGTGATGCCGATGGCGGCAATCTCGTCGGAACTGATGTCGGCTTTCGCCAGCACTTCGACCAGAGTAGAGCTTTGTGACGCCCAGATCTCCATTGGGTCGTGCTCTACCCAGCCTGGACGAGGATAAATTTGTTCAAATTCGCGCTGTGACACGCTGACGATGTTCGCGTCATGATCCATTACGACAGCGCGGGAGCTGGTGGTGCCCTGGTCGAGCGCAACGATATATTTTTTTTCGGTCATGGTTTGTGTCCCGTAGTCAGTTTACAGCGAAGCTTTTTGTTGTGTGGCGGAGGTCGTCTCTTTCTCCTCTTCCACACAGGTGTCGCACGGTAAGTGGCGACCAATTAATTTGCGATAGCCGAATGCGCCCAGCGCCGCCCCTACGATAGGCCCGAACAGCGGCACCAGGAAGTAAGGAATGTCTTTGCCGCCGGTGAAGGCAACGTCGCCCCAGCCCGCGAAGAACGCGAAGGTTTTCGGCCCCAGGTCACGCGCCGGGTTCATCGCAAAGCCTGTCAGAGGCCCCATTGATGCCCCGATGACGGCGATCAGCAGGCCAATCAGCAGAGGCGCCAGCGGGCCGCGCGGGATACCGTTCCCGTCATCGCCCAGCGCCATGATAACGCCCATCAGAATAGCGGTAATCACCATTTCAACTGCGAACGCCTGCACAAAATTGATATGTGGGTTCGGATAGGTGGAGAAGATGCCAGCCAGTTCCAGGCTGTCGACACTGCCGCGAACCATATGATGCGTTTGTTCGAAGTCGCTGAAAAGATTGTAATAAAGCCCGTAAACTAACGCCGCTGCGCAAAACGCGCCGGCAAATTGAGAAAGGATAAAGGGTACGACTTTGCGTCCGTCGAAGCACGCGAACAGCCACAGCGCGATGGTCACCGCCGGGTTAAGATGTGCACCGGAAACCCCTGCGGTCAGGTAGATGGCCATCGCCACGCCCAGACCCCAGATGATGCTGATTTCCCACTGACCGAAACTGGCACCCGCCACTTTCAGTGCTGCGACACAGCCCACTCCGAAGAATATCAACAACCCGGTACCCAGAAACTCGGCAATGCACTGGCCTTTTAAGGTTGATGTCTGACTCATAATCGGAATCCTGAAGAAATTGAATGTTTTTTGTTAGCATGACCGCCCGTGACAGCCATGGTGCCCTGTAGACACGGTGTTAATTTATCGTTAACGAGCAAAAACGAGAAATATCGAAATCAAAATGTGTGGTCTGTGTCAATAAAATGAGCGTTTTCGCGCCATAAAGCGCGTTTTTGCATCACGACAGGAATGAGAGCTGAATCATTTCATTAACTAAAGAGTTAACAATTTAGGGGTATATGCCGCGAACGCACCAGGATGACACTGAAAAGTGTTGCAAAGCGCGATCTGCGCGGTCTGTCGCTGGACAGAGAGCGTCGCGCTCCATACAATCGACGCTATGTCGTGCGCGTTTACGTTAAAGCGTCGCCTTGCAATTCAGGAGAGGTAGCATCATGTCTTTAGAAGTGTTTGAGAAACTGGAATCGAAAGTACAGCAGGCGATCGACACCATCACCCTGCTGCAGATGGAAATTGAAGAGCTGAAAGAGAAGAACAACTCCCTGTCACAGGAAGTTCAGAATGCTCAGCACAGCCGCGAAGAACTGGAGCGTGAAAACCACCAGCTGCGCGAACAGCAGAATGGCTGGCAGGATCGTCTGCAGGCGCTTCTGGGACGTATGGAAGAAGTGTAATTCCGAATTTGTACAAAAGGCACGCTAAATGCGTGCCTTTTTTATTTCATCGAAATAGACTCGCTTGATACGACAACTCACACGGAACGCGAGATGACGAAACGAAGCGATATTGTCGATAACACTTTTCATGAATTGCGCGTATGAAGAAATATTTCCTTGTTTTAACGTTCTCTGCGCTGGCGATACTTTATTGTGTTTTGATGACGCGTTCCTTCATGGATGAGGAATACACGCAACGTGATTTTCTTCAATATTATTTATTAACACCTGAACCGCTCAGGCAGGCACCCAGGCTTGCATCGCACTGGTATTTCACCCGTCACGCCGATGAGGGAAGTGGCTTGCAGATCAGTACGCTTACGTTTACGGATATTGAAGGGGATAAAATCCAGTCGATAGCTGAAAAGCTCAATGCTTATATTAATAGCTATCCCGACCGTCGTGTTCAGATGGGGATTGCTGTCGAGGAGCGGAAGGGAACGTATGAACTTCGTATCACCCATTATGAATCGGGTGAAGATAAATAAAAAAAAGGCCATCCGGTTTGCCGATGGCCTTTATCGTTACTCAATATCCAGCGCATCCTCAGAAAGGATAATCCCGGTATTGTCGGCATAGAGATGGTCGCCGGAGAAGAAGGTCACGCCGCCGAAATTCACGCGGATGTCGCTTTCGCCGATGCCGTCACCTGCTGCACCCACCGGAATGGCTGCGATAGCCTGGATGCCGATATCCAGGTCTTCCAGATCGTCCACCTGGCGCACGGAGCCGTAGACCACAATCCCTTCCCACTCGTTTTGCGCGGCAAGACGGGCAAGGTCAGCGTCGATCAGGGCGCGGCGCACTGAACCACCGCCATCGACCAGCAGAACGCGGCCACGGCCGTTCTGTTCGAGCAGATCGTACAGCAACCCGTTATCCTCGAAACATTTCACCGTGATGATTTGTCCGCCAAACGACGACCGTCCACCAAAGTTGGAGAACAGCGGTTCAACGACGTTGACATCTTCCTGGTAGATGTCACAAAGCTCGGAGGTATCGTATTTCATAGGTTTAACGCTCAGTTGCTGCGAATGTGTTCAGTATATCGTGCGAAAGGCGTTGTTGGCAAAATCATCAATTGTTAATTGATATTTGTCAGTTAACGCAGCGTCTGGCTCAGGACAATCCCGATGACGAACAACAGGTTAGTTAACAGCGCCCCTTTTACCGTGCGTTCGAGCATCGGCGGCATGGCGGACGGGCTAAGTTCGCGCATCACGAAGCGCGCCTGTTTCACCAGCAGCGGTGCGGCGAGTATAAATAGCCAGCCCCACAGGCTGTGCAGTGAAATCAGGTTAAACAGCGCCAGGCAAATCAGCGCCCCCATCAGCAGGCAGACGTGGTAGCGCCGTGCGTTTACCGGGCCGAGGCGCACCGCGAGCGTGTTCTTACCGTTTACGCGGTCGCTGTCGATATCGCGCAGGTTGTTGATGTTGAGCACCGCCGTCGCCAGCAGGCCGCAGGCGGTCGCCGGCAGGAACAGGGCAGGGATCAGCGTATGCGTCTGTAAGTACCAGCTCCCCATCACGCTCAGCCAGCCGAAGAAGACCAGGACTGAAATA
This region of Enterobacter cancerogenus genomic DNA includes:
- the fpr gene encoding ferredoxin--NADP(+) reductase, yielding MADWVTGKVTKVQFWTDALFSLTLHAPVHPFTAGQFAKLGLDVDGERVQRAYSYVNAPDNPDLEFYLVTVPDGKLSPRLAALKPGDEVQIVSEAAGFFVLDEIPDCDTLWMLATGTAIGPYLSILEYGKDLERFKNIVLVHAARYAADLSYLPQMQALEQRYAGKLKIQTVVSRETAAGSLTGRVPALIESGALEAAVGLPMNTETSHVMLCGNPQMVRDTQQLLKDTRQMTKHLRRRPGHMTAEHYW
- the glpX gene encoding class II fructose-bisphosphatase, whose protein sequence is MKRELAIEFSRVTEAAALAGYKWLGRGDKNTADGAAVHAMRIVLNQVNIDGTIVIGEGEIDEAPMLYIGEKVGTGKGDAVDIAVDPIEGTRMTAMGQANALAVLAVGDKGCFLNAPDMYMEKLIVGPGAKGAIDLNLPLEENLRNVAAALGKPLGELTVTILAKPRHDATITQMQKLGVRVFAIPDGDVAASILTCMPDSEVDVLYGIGGAPEGVVSAAVIRALDGDMQARLLARHDVKGDSEENRRIGENELARCAAMGIEANRVLALNDMARSDNVVFSATGITKGDLLDGITRKGNMATTETLLIRGKSRTIRRIQSIHYLDRKDPDVQTHIL
- the tpiA gene encoding triose-phosphate isomerase, with protein sequence MRHPLVMGNWKLNGSRHMVNELVANLRKELAGVTGCAVAIAPPDMYLDLAKRAADGSHIVLGAQNVDVNLSGAFTGETSAEMLKDIGAKYIIIGHSERRTYHKESDEFIAKKFAVLKEQGLIPVLCIGETEAENEAGKTEEVCARQIDAVLKTQGASAFEGAVIAYEPVWAIGTGKSATPAQAQAVHKFIRDHIAKADAKVAEQVIIQYGGSVNAANAAELFTQPDIDGALVGGASLKADAFAVIVKAAEAAKQA
- the pfkA gene encoding 6-phosphofructokinase translates to MIKKIGVLTSGGDAPGMNAAIRGVVRAALTEGLEVFGVYDGYLGLYEDRMVQLDRYSVSDMINRGGTFLGSARFPEFRDEHVRAVAIENMKKRGLDALVVIGGDGSYMGAKRLTEMGFPCIGLPGTIDNDIKGTDYTIGFFTALGTVVEAIDRLRDTSSSHQRISIVEVMGRYCGDLTLAAAIAGGCEFIVVPEVEFSREDLVNEIKAGIAKGKKHAIVAITEHICDVDELAKYIETETKRETRATVLGHIQRGGSPGPYDRILASRMGAYAIDLLLQGHGGRCVGIQNEKLVHHDIIDAIENMKRPFKGDWLDCAKKLY
- a CDS encoding CDP-diacylglycerol diphosphatase; protein product: MKNRERVVKKILLLILIVIVLAAGGWYFLKAGNSNALRHIVLDQCVPNQLKNDNPAPCAEVKPDAGYVVFKDRNGPLQYLLMPTYRINGTESPLLTEPQTPNFFWLAWQSRNFMSQKRGADVPDSAVSLTINSPTGRTQNHFHIHISCLRPDVRQKLDASQGQISTQWLPLPGGLEGHEYLARRVTENELVQRSPFMMLAEELPEARDHMGRFALAMAQQSDGSFVLLATERNLLTLNRASAEELQDHQCDILK
- a CDS encoding SLC13 family permease — protein: MSLWFTHPLFLPSLIVGVTIVLWATSLLPEFITALLFFTAAMATKIAPPDVIFGGFASSAFWLVFSGFVLGVAIRKTGLADRAARALSAKLTDSWVLMVASVVLLSYALAFVMPSNMGRIALLMPIVAAMAKRAGITDGSRAWYGLALAVGFGTFQLSATILPANVPNLVMSGAAEGSYGIHLNYVPYLLLHTPVLGILKGLILIGLICWLFPGSPKPPRDLAPSEPMGRDEKRLAWLLAVVLVMWVTESWHGVGPAWTGLAASVIVMLPRIGFITGEEFSAGVNMRTCIYVAGILGLAITVTQTGIGAAVGEALLHVMPLDADRPFTSFLALTGITTALNFIMTANGVPALYTTLAQSFADATGFPLLSVIMIQVLGYSTPLLPYQASPIVVAMGLGKVPARAGMLLCLALAIATYMVLLPLDYLWFSLLGRL
- a CDS encoding DUF1454 family protein, which gives rise to MKSSAYSLLLCLAMLSASVTLHAADTAAPAAAPYLLAGAPSFDRSISQFREAFNKDNPTLPLDEFRSIESARDTSTLTRAASKINENLYASTALERGTLKIKSMQITWLPIQGPEQKAAKAKAHEYMSAVLRAFTPALTKAQSQQKLQKLLTAGKNKHYYAETEGAVRYVVADNGEKGLTFAVEPIKLALSDPLGGAN
- a CDS encoding DUF805 domain-containing protein, which gives rise to MTIQQWLFSFKGRIGRRDFWIWIVTWIVAMLALFFVAFNAWLSTQTAAFALVCLLWPTAAVVVKRLHDRGRSGAWAFLIILAWMLVAGDWSILPSILPWVVGLLLPTIIFVMMIIDLGAFIGTQSENKYGKDTLEVKYR
- a CDS encoding sulfate ABC transporter substrate-binding protein yields the protein MNKWGVGLTLLLASTSVLAKDIQLLNVSYDPTRELYDQYNKAFAAHWKQETGDNVVVRQSHGGSGKQATSVINGIEADVVTLALAYDVDAIAARGRIDKNWIKRLPDNSAPYTSTIVFLVRKGNPKQIHDWNDLVKPGVSVITPNPKSSGGARWNYLAAWGYALHHNNGDQAKAQDFVKALYKNVEVLDSGARGATNTFVERGIGDVLIAWENEALLATNELGKDKFEIVTPSESILAEPTVSIVDKVVEKKDTKAVAEAYLKYLYSPEGQDIAAKNFYRPRDPAVAKKYENAFPKLKLFTIDEEFGGWANAQKTHFSNGGTFDQISKR